A genomic window from Solanum stenotomum isolate F172 chromosome 10, ASM1918654v1, whole genome shotgun sequence includes:
- the LOC125842996 gene encoding uncharacterized protein LOC125842996 — MDNNERTKDNEKAKMDLKEYCRRSDLHLQQNADGRWIKPKAKFTLNDDQKKDVCEWVHELKMPDGYASNFGKCVDKKHLKLFGMKSHDCHIFMQCLIPVAFSALPKPIWKPLTELSLFFKDLCSIVLKEDHLRQMEKNIPLILCKLQRIFPPGLFDSMEHLMIHLPYETRVCGPIQYRWMYPFERFLNKIKKTIKNKSRVEGSICQAYLAQEISYFAFHDFESHVLSSNNRVDRNDDLIKKNATQPTLSVFNLSGRSYGKKKGNIRWLDDKEVVAAQLHVLINCDEVKPFLNLYEKAWRDTYNDLTYDIIDKQIEADFPRWFKEYVNSNPQEISQDSYLQILVMGPLRQARSWSVYFANGYKFHTASCGEGKSTYNSGVCVSGTGQDGTISEFYGVLKEII; from the exons ATGGATAACAATGAGAGAACAAAAGATAATGAGAAGGCGAAAATGGACTTGAAAGAATATTGTCGTCGAAGTGATTTACACTTGCAACAGAATGCTGATGGGAGATGGATTAAACCAAAAGCAAAGTTTACCTTAAATGACGACCAAAAGAAAGATGTATGCGAGTGGGTTCATGAGCTAAAAATGCCTGATGGATATGCTTCTAATTTTGGTAAATGTGTTGATAAGAAACATTTAAAGTTATTTGGAATGAAAAGTCACGACTGCCACATTTTTATGCAATGTCTTATTCCAGTAGCTTTTAGTGCACTTCCAAAACCAATTTGGAAGCCACTAACCGAACTCAGTCTATTCTTTAAAGACTTGTGCTCAATAGTATTGAAGGAGGATCATTTAAGGCAAATGGAAAAAAACATTCCATTAATCTTGTGTAAATTGCAACGTATATTTCCACCCGGTCTTTTTGATTCAATGGAGCACTTAATGATTCATTTGCCTTATGAAACAAGGGTTTGTGGTCCTATTCAATACCgatggatgtatccatttgaAAG GTTcctaaacaaaataaagaagactaTCAAAAACAAATCTAGAGTTGAAGGATCTATTTGCCAAGCGTATTTGGCTCAAGAAATCTCATACTTTGCTTTCCATGATTTTGAATCGCATGTCCTATCTAGCAATAATAGAGTTGATCGCAATGatgatttaatcaaaaaaaatGCTACTCAACCAACTCTATCAGTATTTAATCTTTCTGGACGAAGTTATGGCAAGAAAAAAGGCAATATTCGGTGGCTAGATGATAAAGAAGTTGTTGCAGCACAGTTGCATGTTCTTATTAATTGCGATGAGGTTAAGCCTTTTCTCAA TTTGTATGAAAAAGCCTGGAGAGATACTTACAATGATCTTACTTATGATATCAttgataaacaaattgaagCTGACTTTCCACGATGGTTCAAGGAATAT GTGAATAGTAATCCACAAGAGATCTCACAAGATTCTTATTTGCAAATTTTAGTAATGGGACCATTAAGACAGGCACGGTCTTGGTCTGTTTATTTCGCGAATGGATACAAATTTCACACTGCTTCTTGCGGTGAAGGAAAAAGTACATATAACAGTGGGGTGTGTGTCAGTGGTACTGGACAAGATGGTACCATAAGTGAATTCTATGGTGTTCTTAAGGAAATTATCTAA